The following proteins are encoded in a genomic region of Phalacrocorax carbo chromosome 2, bPhaCar2.1, whole genome shotgun sequence:
- the NKIRAS1 gene encoding NF-kappa-B inhibitor-interacting Ras-like protein 1: MGKGYKVVVCGMASVGKTAILEQLLYGKHTVGLEEGATMEDVYLASVETDRGVKEQLRLYDTRGLQEGVELPKHYFSVVDGFVLVYAVTSLEAFQRVELLKKEIDVFRDKKEVTVIVLGNKTDLLDQRQVETEAAQQWARAEKVRLWEVTVTDRKTLLEPFTFLASKLSQSQNKSTFPLPGRKSKGNNCDN; this comes from the exons ATGGGAAAGGGCTACAAGGTGGTGGTTTGTGGAATGGCCTCGGTGGGAAAGACTGCGATCTTGGAGCAGCTTCTCTATGGAAAGCATACTGTTG gCTTAGAAGAGGGTGCCACAATGGAAGATGTGTATTTGGCGTCAGTGGAGACAGACCGTGGCGTGAAGGAACAGTTACGGCTTTATGACACCAGGGGTCTGCAGGAGGGCGTAGAATTGCCAAAACACTATTTCTCTGTGGTTGATGGCTTCGTTCTCGTGTATGCCGTGACCAGCCTCGAAGCTTTCCAAAGAGTCGAACTACTCAAAAAGGAGATCGATGTCTTTAGAGACAAAAAGGAG GTAACAGTTATTGTCTTGGGAAACAAAACTGACCTCCTGGACCAAAGGCAAgtggaaacagaagcagcacagcaatggGCAAGGGCCGAGAAAGTGAGACTGTGGGAAGTGACTGTGACAGATCGGAAAACACTGCTTGAGCCCTTTACCTTCTTAGCTAGCAAACTCTCCCAGTCCCAGAACAAATCAACATTTCCCTTGCCTGGAAGGAAGAGCAAAGGGAATAACTGTGATAACTAA
- the RPL15 gene encoding large ribosomal subunit protein eL15, protein MGAYKYIQELWRKKQSDVMRFLLRVRCWQYRQLSALHRAPRPTRPDKARRLGYKAKQGYVIYRVRVRRGGRKRPVPKGATYGKPVNHGVNQLKFARSLQSVAEERAGRHCGALRVLNSYWVGEDSTYKFFEVILIDPFHKTIRRNPDTQWITKPVHKHREMRGLTSAGRKSRGLGKGHKFHHTIGGSRRAAWRRRNTLQLHRYR, encoded by the exons ATGGGTGCCTACAAGTACATCCAGGAGCTATGGAGGAAAAAGCAGTCAGATGTGATGCGATTCCTCCTCCGTGTCCGCTGTTGGCAGTATCgccagctgtctgccttgcacCGAGCTCCCCGGCCCACCAGACCAGACAAAGCTCGCAGGCTGGGATATAAGGCCAAGCAAG GTTACGTTATCTACCGTGTCCGTGTTCGCCGTGGTGGTCGTAAACGCCCAGTCCCGAAAGGTGCAACCTATGGTAAACCTGTGAATCATGGTGTTAACCAGTTGAAGTTTGCCCGGAGTCTTCAGTCTGTAGCAGAG gaACGTGCTGGCCGTCACTGTGGGGCTCTGAGAGTCTTGAACTCATATTGGGTGGGTGAAGATTCCACTTACAAGTTTTTTGAAGTGATCCTGATTGATCCCTTCCATAAGACCATCAGGCGCAACCCTGATACCCAATGGATCACCAAGCCGGTTCACAAGCACAGAGAGATGCGTGGGCTGACATCAGCCGGGCGGAAGAGTCGTGGTCTTGGCAAGGGCCACAAATTCCACCACACTATTGGTGGCTCACGTCGTGCCGCCTGGAGAAGACGCAATACCCTGCAGCTGCATCGTTACCGTTAA